A stretch of Lactiplantibacillus brownii DNA encodes these proteins:
- a CDS encoding PucR family transcriptional regulator: MRLQTLLNTPSMRQMRVIAGERGLNREINNIGMIESPDIADYLKAHQFLITNGYPFINTTTDPTALITAMQAANCAGLGFKDQRYLDHMPQAVLDLADQLNFPIIVTPADELISETMRKMLTIILKSQTDELSHIVKVNQTLADFLLKDPSHATVLNKCSELIDHPLFLMDSHFRVVSASQTLPMTRDSLTDYLRNQTHIDYFKLHTRLNLTYHGQALTIIPLFSAYKENKAFVGVLQLDADNSTDQMLTQVVINTLSFVNSRVDMLNESAFRNQSGFYLNVMDGGISNDLVNKTLKARQIEPTTKFHCATILVTTHHQTLLSNQLLEQVQQLTLWFIKEYQTPVIAFSLKQQLVLLINDAQNAQHFLTALVDFIQPKLDKQARLIAGYSYSTLPLTELATIYNEAAEALALSQNSPHAVTIYRPKYVKELISLIPENEAKSFVERVLGGLVGGVSANEQLNLLNTLYGYFYYHQNIAEVAGHLSIHRNTVIYRLKKIEKMLTLNLDDPEQTQTLEMAVLLWHNQVKQK; this comes from the coding sequence ATGCGTTTACAGACATTATTAAATACGCCATCAATGCGTCAGATGCGGGTAATCGCGGGTGAACGTGGGCTCAATCGGGAAATCAACAATATTGGGATGATTGAATCACCTGACATTGCGGACTATTTGAAAGCCCATCAATTTCTGATCACCAACGGCTATCCTTTCATCAATACGACTACGGACCCAACAGCCTTGATCACAGCAATGCAGGCCGCTAATTGTGCCGGACTAGGCTTTAAAGACCAACGTTATTTAGATCACATGCCGCAAGCAGTGTTGGACTTAGCCGACCAACTTAACTTTCCAATTATTGTGACGCCAGCCGACGAATTGATTTCAGAAACGATGCGCAAAATGCTCACCATTATTTTAAAATCACAGACTGACGAGCTAAGCCATATCGTCAAAGTTAATCAAACCCTAGCCGACTTCTTATTAAAAGATCCGTCACACGCAACCGTACTGAATAAATGTAGCGAACTCATCGACCATCCACTCTTTTTAATGGACAGCCATTTTCGAGTCGTGAGTGCGTCACAAACGTTGCCCATGACTCGCGATAGTCTCACCGATTATTTGCGCAATCAGACTCATATTGACTATTTCAAGCTACATACGCGCCTAAATTTAACCTATCACGGCCAAGCACTCACCATCATTCCGCTATTCTCGGCTTATAAGGAAAATAAAGCCTTTGTCGGCGTACTCCAACTGGATGCCGACAACTCGACTGATCAGATGCTGACCCAAGTCGTCATCAATACCTTAAGTTTCGTGAACAGTCGGGTCGACATGTTGAACGAATCTGCCTTCCGAAATCAAAGTGGTTTCTATTTGAATGTCATGGATGGCGGCATTTCCAACGACCTCGTGAACAAGACACTCAAAGCTCGTCAGATTGAACCAACGACTAAATTTCACTGTGCCACCATTTTAGTGACGACCCATCATCAAACCCTGCTCAGTAACCAATTGTTGGAACAAGTCCAACAACTCACACTCTGGTTTATCAAGGAGTATCAAACGCCAGTCATTGCCTTTTCACTCAAACAACAACTGGTCCTGCTGATCAATGACGCCCAAAATGCCCAACACTTTTTAACCGCACTCGTGGACTTTATTCAACCCAAATTGGATAAACAAGCTCGCTTAATTGCTGGTTACAGCTACTCAACTTTACCACTTACGGAACTCGCAACGATTTACAATGAAGCTGCCGAAGCCTTGGCGTTGAGCCAAAACAGTCCACATGCGGTGACAATCTATCGGCCGAAATACGTCAAAGAATTAATTTCCTTAATACCGGAAAATGAAGCAAAGTCATTCGTCGAACGTGTCTTAGGCGGACTAGTGGGTGGCGTCAGCGCCAATGAGCAATTGAATTTATTGAACACGCTCTATGGCTACTTTTACTACCATCAAAACATTGCCGAAGTTGCCGGCCATTTATCGATTCATCGTAACACCGTGATTTATCGTTTAAAGAAGATCGAAAAAATGTTAACCCTGAATCTCGATGATCCTGAACAGACTCAAACGTTAGAAATGGCCGTCCTTCTTTGGCATAATCAAGTCAAACAAAAGTGA
- a CDS encoding nucleobase:cation symporter-2 family protein, producing the protein MKETVTTPKISNVKAAILGFQHLLAMYSGDVLVPLLIGAALHFSTEQMTYLVSIDIFMCGIATFLQLKRTPMTGIGLPVVLGCAVQAVNPLIQIGQTYGLGTMYGSIIGAGIFIFLIAGLFSKIKSLFPPVVTGSLITIIGFTLIPVAFENLGGGDATAKNFGNLPALGIGFLTIAIILLISVFAKGFMKSVAILVGILVGTLLAGMFGMVSLKPVAEASWFHLPTLFYFGTPKFEWSSILTMILVSLTTMVESTGVFFALGDITGRKIEGDDLKRGYRSEGIAVILGGLFNTFPYSTFSENVGVLQLSGVKTRKPIYFSAAFLVVLGLLPKIGALATVIPDPVLGGAMVVMFGIVGIQGIRMLAQVDFRNNNNLLVAAVSIGLGLGVTVQTNIFQFLPNSLQIMLGNGVVVGSLAAVLLNLLFNRHAAEKKIDDESVGLNEENH; encoded by the coding sequence TTGAAAGAAACAGTGACTACTCCTAAAATCTCCAACGTCAAAGCGGCGATTTTAGGATTTCAACATTTGTTAGCGATGTACTCTGGCGACGTCCTAGTCCCACTATTAATTGGGGCCGCACTTCACTTTAGTACTGAACAGATGACTTACTTAGTTTCAATTGATATTTTCATGTGTGGAATCGCCACATTTCTACAATTAAAACGCACGCCGATGACTGGGATTGGCCTCCCCGTCGTGCTAGGTTGTGCGGTTCAGGCGGTTAATCCACTGATTCAAATCGGTCAAACATATGGCTTAGGCACGATGTACGGTTCAATTATCGGCGCCGGAATCTTTATTTTCTTGATTGCGGGCCTCTTTTCTAAAATTAAAAGCCTCTTTCCCCCAGTCGTCACCGGGTCGTTGATTACAATCATCGGTTTTACCTTGATTCCCGTGGCGTTTGAAAACTTAGGTGGCGGTGACGCGACCGCTAAAAATTTCGGTAATTTACCCGCTTTAGGAATTGGCTTTCTGACTATTGCCATTATTTTATTAATCAGTGTCTTTGCCAAAGGGTTCATGAAATCTGTCGCCATTTTAGTTGGAATCTTAGTCGGAACGTTACTTGCCGGCATGTTCGGCATGGTCTCGCTGAAACCAGTCGCCGAAGCCAGCTGGTTTCACCTGCCAACGCTGTTCTACTTCGGCACCCCCAAGTTTGAATGGTCGTCCATTTTAACCATGATCTTAGTTTCCTTAACAACGATGGTCGAATCAACCGGCGTTTTCTTCGCTTTAGGCGACATCACCGGTCGAAAAATTGAAGGTGATGATTTAAAACGGGGCTATCGTTCCGAAGGGATTGCCGTGATCTTAGGCGGTTTGTTCAATACCTTCCCTTACTCGACTTTCTCAGAAAACGTCGGCGTGCTCCAACTTTCTGGAGTTAAAACACGAAAACCCATCTATTTCTCGGCAGCTTTCTTAGTCGTTCTAGGGCTGTTACCGAAGATTGGTGCCTTGGCGACGGTTATTCCTGACCCGGTCCTCGGTGGTGCCATGGTTGTGATGTTCGGGATCGTTGGCATTCAAGGGATTCGGATGCTTGCCCAAGTTGATTTTCGTAATAACAACAACCTGTTAGTGGCAGCTGTCTCAATCGGTTTAGGTCTCGGTGTCACGGTGCAGACCAACATCTTCCAATTCCTACCAAACTCCCTGCAAATCATGCTCGGTAACGGTGTGGTCGTCGGAAGTTTAGCGGCTGTCTTACTTAATCTACTATTCAATCGTCATGCGGCTGAAAAAAAGATCGACGATGAATCGGTCGGCTTAAACGAAGAAAATCATTAA
- a CDS encoding NCS2 family permease yields MLEQLFHLKQRRTSVRAELIGGLTTFLAMSYILAVNPELLGSAGMNKTAVFTATVLAAIVGCLLMGLVANFPVALAPGMGLNAFFTYTVVQEWHIPWQTALAGVFVAGILFILLTLSKLRDKLINLIPSALKYAVSAGIGLFIAFSGLQTSGIIVASKSNAVALGNLHSPTVLLAIFGIIVGVMLVTANVTGGIFWGMFITAVVGMIFKVIPLPTGIISGVPSVQPIFGQAVTHLTDINSFQMIIVILTFFIIGLFDTSGTLVGVATEAGMVNHDTGEVKGVGKALFSGALATTIGAIFGTSPTTAYVESTSGVAVGARTGLSSVVVAVLFAIAAFFSPLLSVITSAVTASALIIVGILMLSNVQYIDWTKFEIAVPAFFTMIMMLLTYSISEGLAVGFIFYPITMTVKGRWREVNALMWTMMIVFIAYFAFVA; encoded by the coding sequence ATCTTAGAGCAATTATTTCATTTAAAGCAACGACGCACTTCTGTCCGAGCTGAACTCATTGGTGGCTTAACCACTTTTCTAGCCATGTCGTACATTTTAGCGGTAAACCCCGAACTATTGGGCAGTGCCGGAATGAACAAAACTGCGGTCTTCACGGCCACTGTTTTGGCGGCAATCGTTGGTTGTTTATTAATGGGACTGGTCGCAAACTTTCCAGTCGCCCTCGCACCCGGAATGGGACTTAACGCGTTCTTCACGTATACGGTCGTGCAAGAATGGCACATTCCTTGGCAAACCGCTTTAGCCGGCGTTTTCGTGGCTGGGATACTGTTTATTCTCCTAACACTTTCTAAGTTACGAGATAAATTGATCAACTTGATTCCTAGCGCCCTCAAATATGCCGTTTCTGCGGGGATTGGCCTTTTCATCGCTTTCTCCGGTTTACAGACTTCCGGCATTATCGTCGCCAGCAAATCCAATGCAGTCGCGTTAGGTAATTTGCACAGTCCAACCGTGTTACTGGCGATCTTCGGGATCATCGTTGGTGTCATGTTAGTGACAGCCAATGTGACCGGCGGGATTTTCTGGGGAATGTTCATCACTGCTGTGGTCGGGATGATTTTTAAAGTCATTCCACTACCCACTGGCATCATTAGTGGCGTCCCCAGTGTTCAACCAATCTTTGGGCAAGCGGTCACGCATTTAACAGACATTAACTCGTTTCAAATGATTATCGTTATTTTAACCTTCTTCATCATCGGTCTGTTTGATACATCTGGTACTTTGGTCGGCGTTGCCACTGAAGCCGGCATGGTCAATCATGACACCGGTGAAGTCAAAGGTGTTGGTAAAGCCTTGTTTAGTGGCGCTTTAGCTACTACCATTGGCGCAATCTTTGGGACATCTCCAACTACGGCCTATGTGGAATCTACTTCTGGCGTGGCCGTTGGGGCACGAACTGGCTTATCATCCGTCGTAGTCGCTGTATTATTCGCCATTGCGGCTTTCTTCTCCCCACTTTTATCCGTGATCACGTCGGCCGTCACGGCTTCGGCGCTGATTATCGTTGGGATCTTAATGTTATCAAATGTACAATATATTGATTGGACGAAGTTTGAAATTGCCGTGCCCGCCTTCTTTACCATGATCATGATGCTGTTAACTTACAGTATTTCCGAAGGCTTGGCCGTTGGCTTCATCTTCTACCCAATCACCATGACGGTTAAGGGCCGTTGGCGTGAAGTTAATGCGCTGATGTGGACCATGATGATCGTCTTCATCGCTTACTTTGCCTTTGTCGCCTAA
- a CDS encoding DUF3278 domain-containing protein yields MKNRGSLHDLVVKWFFGITGNYDEYKRQVVGRISTNAFLACFIFMIFATAIAGMWGMRSPYEALVGLMLATAVFSLGIIAPYVMIASHRAHLTDQEVGQPSIGQVRRKIGWQALGLGVYFGVVTYCLAAGNTVMADGSNFFDALRLPSNIWHAVFGGIFFGLWMGLIRLFRLKKQS; encoded by the coding sequence ATGAAAAATAGGGGAAGCTTACATGATTTAGTGGTCAAATGGTTCTTTGGCATTACGGGAAATTACGATGAATATAAGCGTCAAGTGGTGGGGCGAATCAGTACGAATGCCTTCTTAGCTTGCTTTATTTTCATGATTTTTGCTACTGCCATCGCTGGAATGTGGGGAATGCGGTCACCCTATGAGGCCTTAGTTGGTTTGATGCTGGCAACTGCCGTATTTTCGTTGGGCATCATTGCACCGTATGTGATGATTGCTAGTCATCGGGCACATCTGACGGATCAAGAAGTTGGACAGCCATCTATTGGTCAAGTACGCCGAAAAATTGGCTGGCAAGCACTTGGACTGGGCGTCTATTTTGGTGTCGTCACGTACTGCTTAGCTGCCGGTAATACTGTAATGGCGGATGGGAGTAACTTCTTTGACGCTTTGCGTTTGCCTAGTAATATCTGGCATGCGGTGTTTGGCGGCATATTCTTTGGTCTCTGGATGGGATTGATTCGACTATTTCGGTTAAAAAAACAAAGCTAA
- a CDS encoding helix-turn-helix transcriptional regulator encodes MNRVKDYRKAAKLTQFELAQAVGVARQTINLVENDKYNPSLDFCIRLAQVLHTDLNQLFWEEQGHEK; translated from the coding sequence TTGAATCGGGTGAAAGATTATCGTAAGGCGGCAAAATTAACCCAATTTGAATTAGCACAGGCGGTTGGGGTTGCGCGTCAAACCATCAATTTGGTTGAAAATGACAAGTATAATCCATCACTCGATTTTTGTATTCGTTTGGCGCAAGTATTGCATACGGATCTTAATCAGCTATTTTGGGAGGAACAGGGGCATGAAAAATAG
- a CDS encoding 5-methyltetrahydropteroyltriglutamate--homocysteine S-methyltransferase, with amino-acid sequence MTTATQTFSNRTTSPFRYDFVGSFLRPAALKTARAQFAKGDLDDAGLKKVEDAAIIDLIQKEEAAGLKAVSDGEFRRSWWHLDFFWGLQGITKKQLAQGYVFHDEETRAESAYVSGKITGANHPFVEHFKFVRDHVSAGTQIKQTIPAPAQCLAELQRPENVAALRQVYANDAAVVKDLAAAYHQVIEDLYAAGARTIQLDDCTWGMLAGNHAKGAETGEVSARNDAVLDQNKQLYLEVNNEAVKDLPADLTINTHICRGNYHSTWASAGGYDSVADPLFNRENVKAYYLEYDSDRAGGFEPLKLVSDHKLVVLGLLTSKSGELEDRQTVIDRIHEAAQYIPLDRLCLSTQCGFASTEEGNVLTEAQQWAKIALVKSIAEEVWGA; translated from the coding sequence ATGACAACAGCAACACAAACATTTTCTAATCGGACCACTTCACCATTTCGCTATGACTTTGTTGGGAGTTTTTTACGACCAGCCGCACTAAAGACTGCACGCGCGCAATTTGCGAAGGGTGACCTTGATGACGCTGGACTTAAAAAGGTGGAAGACGCGGCCATTATTGACTTGATTCAAAAAGAAGAAGCTGCGGGGTTAAAGGCTGTTTCCGATGGTGAATTTCGTCGGAGCTGGTGGCATTTAGACTTTTTCTGGGGTTTGCAAGGAATTACCAAGAAGCAACTGGCACAAGGCTATGTCTTCCATGATGAAGAAACTCGTGCCGAATCGGCTTATGTCAGTGGCAAAATTACTGGGGCCAACCATCCGTTTGTTGAACATTTCAAATTTGTCCGTGACCATGTCAGTGCTGGCACGCAAATCAAACAAACGATTCCGGCACCAGCCCAATGCTTAGCCGAATTGCAGCGGCCAGAAAACGTGGCCGCATTACGACAAGTCTATGCGAACGATGCGGCGGTCGTGAAGGATTTAGCGGCAGCTTACCATCAAGTGATTGAAGATTTATACGCCGCGGGAGCACGAACGATTCAACTCGATGACTGTACGTGGGGCATGTTAGCTGGGAATCACGCTAAAGGGGCCGAAACTGGGGAGGTTTCAGCTCGTAACGATGCGGTGCTGGATCAGAACAAACAACTGTATTTAGAAGTGAATAATGAAGCTGTCAAGGACTTGCCAGCTGATTTGACCATTAACACGCATATTTGTCGTGGAAATTACCATTCAACTTGGGCGTCTGCCGGTGGCTACGATTCCGTGGCTGATCCCTTGTTTAATCGGGAAAACGTCAAAGCTTATTACCTTGAATATGACAGTGACCGTGCCGGCGGTTTCGAACCGTTGAAGTTAGTTAGTGATCACAAATTAGTGGTTTTAGGATTATTGACTTCTAAATCAGGTGAGTTGGAAGATCGTCAAACGGTGATTGATCGTATTCATGAAGCCGCTCAATACATTCCATTGGACCGGCTATGTTTAAGTACGCAATGTGGGTTTGCCTCGACTGAAGAAGGTAATGTTCTCACTGAAGCGCAGCAGTGGGCAAAGATTGCCTTAGTTAAATCAATTGCAGAAGAAGTCTGGGGTGCTTAA
- the purD gene encoding phosphoribosylamine--glycine ligase, producing the protein MAKVLVIGSGGREHAIAKALLTSSQVDTVYCAPGNPGMTLDDIQTVAIDEMAFKDLASFARQNTVELTVVGPEVPLAAGIVDYFQAAGLAVFGPHQAAAQLESSKVFAKQFMARHQIPTAGYQLFHDLTGALAYSRAQPVPQVIKVDGLAAGKGVTVAMDRETAETALAQAFASTDTVLIEDYVAGFEFSQMVFVGGDKYVLLPTAQDHKRLLDDDLGPNTGGMGAYSPVPQITPAIIAETVATIVEPTIAGLKADGLSFEGVIYIGGILTPAGPQVIEYNLRLGDPEAQILLPQCQSDFYQLICDLLQHRQPVVQWQTTDTYLGVVLAAPGYPGPTQTGVPVPTVAGADYASVAGKPGALVSAGGRLMMLTAHAGDLATAQQVVYEQLTQLELGPLIYRHDIGAKGLAEK; encoded by the coding sequence ATGGCTAAAGTTTTAGTAATTGGTAGTGGTGGTCGGGAACATGCCATCGCCAAAGCCCTATTAACGAGCTCGCAAGTGGACACGGTCTACTGTGCGCCTGGTAATCCTGGGATGACGCTGGATGACATTCAAACGGTCGCGATTGATGAAATGGCCTTCAAAGACTTAGCGTCGTTTGCTCGGCAAAATACGGTTGAACTGACCGTTGTGGGTCCTGAAGTACCGTTAGCAGCGGGAATCGTGGATTATTTTCAAGCAGCTGGCTTAGCCGTTTTTGGCCCTCATCAAGCAGCGGCACAATTAGAAAGTTCGAAAGTCTTTGCTAAACAATTCATGGCACGCCATCAGATTCCGACAGCGGGTTATCAGTTGTTTCATGACTTGACGGGAGCTTTGGCCTATAGTCGTGCGCAACCGGTACCCCAAGTCATTAAAGTAGATGGTTTGGCTGCCGGAAAAGGGGTCACGGTCGCTATGGATCGGGAGACTGCCGAAACGGCGCTGGCCCAAGCATTTGCAAGTACCGATACGGTTTTGATTGAAGACTATGTGGCCGGTTTTGAATTCTCTCAAATGGTGTTTGTCGGTGGTGACAAGTACGTTTTATTGCCAACAGCGCAAGATCATAAACGGTTACTAGATGATGATTTAGGGCCGAACACAGGTGGGATGGGTGCTTATTCCCCCGTGCCCCAAATTACACCGGCCATTATTGCGGAGACAGTCGCGACGATTGTTGAACCAACAATTGCTGGGTTAAAAGCGGATGGCTTGAGTTTCGAGGGGGTCATTTATATTGGTGGAATTCTGACCCCGGCTGGTCCGCAAGTCATCGAATATAACTTGCGGTTAGGCGATCCAGAAGCGCAGATCTTATTGCCACAATGTCAAAGCGATTTCTATCAGCTCATTTGTGATTTGTTGCAGCACCGCCAACCGGTCGTGCAATGGCAAACAACTGACACTTATCTGGGAGTCGTTTTGGCAGCGCCGGGTTATCCTGGGCCAACCCAGACCGGGGTTCCCGTCCCGACTGTGGCCGGCGCTGACTATGCCAGCGTGGCTGGAAAGCCCGGCGCACTGGTCAGTGCCGGTGGCCGGTTAATGATGCTGACAGCGCATGCTGGTGACTTGGCGACTGCCCAACAGGTGGTTTATGAACAATTAACTCAATTAGAGCTTGGTCCCTTGATTTATCGGCATGATATCGGTGCTAAAGGTCTAGCTGAAAAATAA
- the purH gene encoding bifunctional phosphoribosylaminoimidazolecarboxamide formyltransferase/IMP cyclohydrolase, with protein MTKRALLSVSDKKGLTDFAKGLVALDYELVSTGGTKKALAAAGLPVTGIEEVTGFPEMLDGRVKTLHPKVHAGLLARRDLPAHMAQLEAAGITPIDLVVVNLYPFKATIQQPDVTQAEAIEQIDIGGPSMLRSAAKNFAAVLPIVDPADYDQILADLQADTITPELRQRLAAKVFQHTASYDALIAQYLTTDEFPDKLTLTYDKKQALRYGENSHQKASFYENALPTPFSITGAQQLHGKELSYNNIKDADAALHMVSEYTDPAVVAMKHMNPCGVGLGDTIEAAWDKAYAADSISIFGGIIALNRPVDLATAEKMHKIFLEIIIAPSFDQDAFDVLAKKKNVRLLTVNFDQAHTADKFETISVGGGLLRQEVDQAFETPADFTVVTKQQPTAAQLKALAFGQQVVKHVKSNAIVVTTADRTLGVGSGQMNRIDSTKIAIEKAMSKPGYENAILASDAFFPMNDCVEFAAQHGIRAIVQPGGSIKDQDSIDMADRYGIAMVTTGVRHFRH; from the coding sequence ATGACAAAGCGCGCATTATTAAGTGTCTCTGATAAAAAAGGTTTAACGGATTTTGCAAAAGGGTTAGTGGCCTTAGACTACGAATTAGTTTCAACTGGTGGAACTAAAAAAGCGTTAGCTGCGGCCGGTTTGCCAGTGACGGGGATTGAAGAAGTAACCGGTTTTCCTGAAATGCTGGATGGCCGCGTTAAAACGTTGCATCCTAAAGTTCATGCCGGCTTATTAGCACGGCGGGATTTACCAGCACATATGGCGCAACTGGAAGCTGCGGGGATTACGCCAATTGATCTGGTTGTCGTTAACTTATATCCTTTCAAAGCGACGATTCAACAACCAGATGTGACCCAAGCCGAAGCTATCGAACAAATTGATATTGGGGGTCCCTCAATGCTTCGTTCGGCCGCTAAAAATTTTGCGGCGGTGTTACCAATTGTTGATCCAGCCGATTATGATCAAATTTTGGCTGACTTACAAGCTGACACGATTACACCAGAATTACGGCAACGTTTGGCGGCTAAAGTGTTCCAACACACGGCTAGCTATGATGCCTTGATTGCCCAATACTTAACAACTGATGAATTTCCAGACAAATTAACGTTAACTTACGATAAAAAGCAGGCCCTTCGTTATGGCGAAAATAGTCATCAAAAAGCGTCCTTCTATGAAAACGCGTTGCCAACGCCGTTTTCAATTACTGGGGCACAACAATTACATGGTAAGGAATTATCCTATAACAATATCAAGGATGCGGATGCCGCACTGCATATGGTCAGTGAATATACGGACCCAGCTGTGGTGGCGATGAAACATATGAATCCTTGTGGGGTCGGTTTAGGTGACACCATTGAAGCGGCTTGGGATAAAGCGTATGCCGCAGATTCAATTTCAATTTTTGGGGGAATCATCGCGTTGAACCGGCCGGTCGATTTAGCAACGGCTGAAAAGATGCACAAGATTTTCTTAGAAATTATTATTGCGCCTAGCTTTGATCAAGATGCTTTTGATGTGTTAGCCAAGAAGAAAAATGTGCGTTTATTGACGGTTAACTTTGATCAGGCACATACCGCTGATAAGTTTGAAACAATCTCCGTTGGTGGTGGTTTATTACGCCAAGAAGTGGATCAAGCCTTTGAAACACCAGCCGATTTCACCGTAGTTACCAAGCAACAACCAACGGCCGCACAATTAAAGGCCTTGGCTTTCGGACAACAAGTTGTAAAACACGTCAAGAGTAATGCGATCGTGGTCACAACTGCGGACCGGACGTTAGGCGTGGGCTCTGGGCAAATGAACCGAATTGACTCGACAAAGATTGCGATTGAAAAGGCTATGAGTAAACCTGGCTACGAAAATGCGATCTTGGCTTCGGATGCCTTCTTCCCAATGAATGACTGTGTTGAATTTGCTGCGCAACATGGGATTCGGGCAATCGTTCAACCAGGTGGCAGTATTAAGGATCAGGACTCGATTGATATGGCCGACCGTTATGGGATTGCCATGGTCACGACCGGTGTCCGACACTTCCGACATTAA
- the purN gene encoding phosphoribosylglycinamide formyltransferase, producing the protein MRKKLAIFASGQGTNFVALQQAIKTRPIAAEIALLVCDEATAPVIKKAQADQIPVLVINFHDYATKAAAEAIILSALQRQQIDAILLAGYMRIIGKTLLTAYPHKIINIHPALLPKFPGRHGIEDAFAAGVTETGVTIHYIDAGIDTGQIIGQRRVPVKPGDTIDSLATRIHTTEHQFYPDVLQSLINEGAI; encoded by the coding sequence ATGCGTAAAAAGTTGGCAATCTTTGCTTCTGGTCAGGGGACTAACTTTGTGGCCTTACAACAGGCGATTAAAACCCGACCGATTGCGGCTGAAATTGCGTTATTAGTTTGTGATGAAGCCACGGCTCCGGTAATCAAAAAGGCGCAAGCCGACCAGATTCCGGTATTAGTGATTAATTTTCATGATTATGCGACTAAAGCTGCAGCGGAAGCAATTATCCTCTCTGCCTTGCAACGCCAACAGATTGATGCCATCTTGCTAGCGGGTTACATGCGGATTATTGGCAAGACTTTGTTAACCGCTTATCCACATAAAATTATTAATATTCACCCAGCCTTGCTACCAAAGTTTCCCGGACGTCACGGGATTGAGGATGCTTTTGCTGCTGGCGTCACTGAGACGGGGGTCACGATTCATTATATTGACGCTGGGATCGACACCGGTCAAATTATTGGTCAGCGTCGCGTACCGGTCAAGCCGGGTGACACCATCGACAGTTTAGCGACCCGGATTCATACAACCGAACATCAATTTTATCCAGACGTTTTACAATCACTCATCAATGAAGGAGCTATTTAA
- the purM gene encoding phosphoribosylformylglycinamidine cyclo-ligase: MSDAYKKAGVDLNAGYEVLKEVKQLSGNAQLGAFGGLFPLAAGAVNHDPVLVAGTDGVGTKLLIAIEANQHTTIGIDLVAMCVNDILAQGAKPQFFLDYLGLGHTDQARVKAILQGVVAGCKQAGTQLIGGETAEMPDMYGQDHYDLAGFAVGIADRADLLKPENVQAGDLLIGLPSNGLHSNGFSLVRDILFKQHDFKLTHEFPELGHDLQTELLRPTKIYVDAILPLLQQHLVASLAHITGGGLIENVARALPTGLSAQFEVGTWPVPPIMTRLAELGNLSRDDLRSTFNLGLGMVLIVHPTELAALTASLDQCQQAYYQVGQVTTHGEPVVFQEGQHA; the protein is encoded by the coding sequence GTGAGCGACGCATATAAAAAGGCCGGAGTCGACCTAAATGCCGGCTATGAAGTCTTAAAAGAAGTTAAACAATTGAGTGGTAATGCCCAGTTGGGTGCCTTTGGTGGGTTATTCCCATTAGCTGCTGGGGCCGTCAACCATGACCCCGTTTTAGTTGCGGGGACGGATGGTGTTGGGACCAAGTTATTGATCGCAATTGAAGCCAATCAGCATACGACCATTGGTATTGATCTCGTGGCTATGTGTGTGAATGACATTTTAGCACAAGGTGCCAAGCCACAGTTCTTCTTGGATTATTTAGGGCTCGGCCACACGGATCAAGCGCGTGTCAAAGCCATTTTACAGGGCGTTGTGGCTGGTTGTAAGCAAGCTGGGACGCAGCTGATTGGTGGCGAAACAGCGGAAATGCCTGATATGTACGGTCAAGATCACTATGATCTCGCTGGCTTTGCCGTTGGGATTGCTGATCGTGCAGATTTACTCAAACCAGAAAATGTCCAAGCGGGCGATCTGTTGATTGGCTTACCATCGAACGGCTTACATTCAAATGGGTTCAGTCTCGTACGGGATATTTTATTTAAACAGCATGATTTTAAACTGACACATGAGTTTCCTGAACTCGGTCATGATTTACAAACTGAATTATTGCGACCAACCAAGATTTATGTCGATGCGATCTTGCCGTTATTGCAGCAGCATCTGGTAGCAAGTTTGGCACATATTACGGGTGGTGGCCTGATTGAGAATGTTGCGCGGGCATTGCCAACAGGCTTGTCAGCCCAATTTGAAGTTGGCACTTGGCCGGTGCCACCAATCATGACACGCTTGGCTGAACTTGGAAATCTGTCACGTGATGATTTACGATCAACGTTTAACTTAGGCTTAGGTATGGTCTTGATCGTTCATCCGACTGAATTAGCCGCGTTAACAGCGAGCTTGGATCAGTGCCAGCAAGCTTATTATCAAGTTGGTCAAGTGACAACTCATGGCGAACCAGTCGTCTTTCAGGAGGGTCAACATGCGTAA